The Fusarium oxysporum Fo47 chromosome II, complete sequence genome includes a region encoding these proteins:
- a CDS encoding pectin lyase fold/virulence factor, whose translation MKLSSVLCGVFATLTVAFPKEYLSLATWGVEGYAKDNPIGITTGGKGGKTVTVTTAEELVAAVKGTEPKIVKLKGKVTLPSRLKVGSNTSLIGVGLTAHITGAGVDVYHGDNVILQNLKITHILDNDCITIRNSTRVWVDHNEFSSDINQGPDHYDGQVDIIRASDWITVSWNYFHDHWKSSLVGNDATFRDLDFGHLHVTYHHNYWRNMGTRGPAGRFGHQHVYNNLYEDFLYQAIHSRSDNQVLVEGNVFRGNTSEALSTYGLVIPMDSPNTCTCGDEELDGYANLGAKNDWGKAGVNITQKGNFYKADYKYKLTPLKLVPTVAKLGAGVGRIW comes from the exons atgaagctgtCCTCGGTTCTCTGCGGTGTCTTTGCGACTCTCACTGTTGCGTTTCCCAAGGAATACCTCAGTCTCGCGACTTGGGGTGTTGAGGGTTATGCGAAGGACAATCCCATTGGCATTACCACTGGTGGCAAGGGTGGAAAGACTGTTACTGTTACTACCGCCGAGGAGCTTGTCGCTGCTGTCAAGGGTACCGAGCCTAAGATCGTGAAGCTCAAGGGCAAAGTTACTCTCCCTTCTCGCCTCAAAGTCGGATCCAACACTTCTCTCATTGGTGTTGGATTGACCGCTCATATCACTGGTGCTGGCGTCGATGTTTATCATGGAGACAATGTCATTCTGCAGAACTTGAAGATCACCCATATTTTGGATAATGATTGCATCACTATCCGAAACAGTACTCGCGTCTGGGTTGATCACAACGAGTTTTCTTCTGATATAAACCAAGGCCCTGATCACTAC GATGGACAAGTCGATATTATCCGTGCCTCGGACTGGATCACTGTCTCATGGAACTACTTCCACGACCACTGGAAGTCTTCCCTCGTTGGCAACGACGCTACCTTCCGCGACCTCGACTTTGGCCACCTCCACGTCACATACCATCACAACTACTGGCGCAACATGGGAACCCGTGGTCCCGCTGGTCGCTTTGGCCACCAGCATGTGTACAACAACCTCTACGAGGACTTCCTGTACCAAGCTATCCACAGTCGATCTGATAACCAG GTTCTTGTTGAGGGCAACGTTTTCCGAGGTAACACCAGTGAGGCTCTGAGCACTTACGGTCTTGTCATCCCCATGGATTCTCCCAACACTTGCACTTGTGGTgacgaggagcttgatggcTATGCGAACCTTGGAGCCA AGAACGATTGGGGTAAGGCTGGAGTTAACATTACACAGAAGGGTAACTTCTACAAGGCTGATTACAAGTACAAGTTGACTCCCCTCAAGCTTGTCCCTACCGTGGCCAAACTTGGAGCTGGTGTTGGTAGAATCTGGTAA
- a CDS encoding P-loop containing nucleoside triphosphate hydrolase protein yields MSPETKLYRHRCTGHCPDRWSKFPTNEEEYDDTEKTVSKDPIVHRHVFSDHNPAMQGVLSTVLAKYQDLDLELEKWTFKPPFMPLVHRWDRLLSLCDATDKDLVPEASTQLLEFLTPILAPKVDALVKTRKTGNVMFADLWQIFAPHEFVITKFYGVDAVCRVTKYKLVEPSCSPPYWEVYLEYLDWNGNRCGYSNTMIIIPEFAAYRRVTSLPAYPLSFHNSPSKIRQQMIERGRKFEALRGYHFQACSGTKILLPPGKSEERPVSGRVIVDAHAYYLTNDIVKPDLASLTGDDQPKKQDEDEKLDKNKSKRRGCDGWGCDDGSCDFCRDEGEDDNDDTDTSEERDTPVVEGNAEMTVKAPNDTAGRSETLEDLTDDMCLVATPWLKGFDLKTKEWAQFYVDDLTPVVWNDAAFNHLVLPGTEKQLAWEFVENKALANSFDDFIQDKGRGIIILMFGPPGVGKTYTAEAVAEKARVPLYSMSAGDLGTVPKEVELALERALTLCGLWNAMLLLDEADVFLGARTDSDLARNELVAVFLTKLEYYTGVCFLTTNRTASIDTAFQSRVDLFLPYKDLAFEARKKVWRNFINRAGGTQVEIPDEEMNKLAEMKLNGREIKNLIKSAHLLGLKNGGVIQVDRLLMLAQNRVAALGELKNN; encoded by the exons ATGTCTCCCGAAACCAAGCTCTACAGGCATCGCTGCACGGGTCACTGTCCTGACAGGTGGTCCAAGTTCCCGACCAACGAAGAAGAATATGACGACACAGAAAAGACCGTCTCCAAGGATCCAATCGTTCACCGGCACGTTTTCAGTGACCATAA TCCCGCCATGCAAGGAGTGCTCTCGACCGTCCTGGCAAAATACCAAgaccttgatcttgagctcGAGAAATGGACTTTCAAACCACCGTTCATGCCTCTGGTCCACCGGTGGGACCGTCTTCTGTCTCTCTGTGATGCTACAGACAAAGACCTTGTACCAGAAGCTTCGACTCAACTCCTAGAATTCCTGACTCCGATCCTAGCCCCCAAGGTTGACGCACTTGTGAAGACGCGCAAGACTGGAAACGTCATGTTCGCGGACCTGTGGCAGATCTTTGCTCCACATGAATTTGTAATCACCAAATTCTACGGCGTCGATGCTGTATGCCGCGTCACGAAATACAAACTCGTGGAGCCAAGCTGCTCACCGCCGTACTGGGAGGTTTATCTGGAGTATCTTGACTGGAATGGTAATCGTTGTGGCTATTCGAACACCATGATTATCATACCAGAATTCGCTGCCTATCGACGAGTCACCTCGCTACCTGCCTACCCCTTGTCTTTCCACAATTCCCCTTCCAAGATTCGACAGCAGATGATCGAACGAGGCCGAAAGTTTGAAGCCCTGCGTGGCTATCATTTCCAAGCCTGTTCTGGAACAAAGATTTTATTGCCTCCTGGAAAATCAGAGGAGCGGCCG GTCTCTGGTCGGGTCATCGTTGACGCTCACGCTTACTACTTGACAAACGATATAGTGAAGCCCGATCTCGCTTCCTTAACCGGGGACGACCAACCCAAGAaacaagacgaggatgagaaaTTAGATAAGAATAAATCTAAACGTCGTGGCTGTGATGGCTGGGGCTGCGACGATGGCTCCTGCGACTTCTGCCGCGACGAGGGCGAGGACGACAATGATGACACAGATACTTCTGAGGAACGCGATACGCCTGTGGTGGAAGGTAATGCAGAAATGACGGTAAAGGCACCAAACGACACTGCAGGACGCTCTGAGACTCTTGAGGACCTCACTGATGACATGTGTCTTGTTGCGACACCGTGGTTGAAAGGCTTTgacctcaagaccaaggaatGGG CCCAGTTCTATGTGGATGACCTAACTCCTGTGGTGTGGAATGATGCCGCATTCAACCATCTAGTGCTTCCGGGCACAGAGAAGCAGCTTGCTTGGGAGTTTGTGGAGAACAAGGCTCTCGCCAATAGCTTTGACGACTTTATCCAAGACAAGG GTCGTGGTATTATCATTCTCATGTTTGGTCCACCTGGTGTAGGAAAGACCTATACCGCAGAAGCAG TTGCTGAGAAGGCGCGTGTGCCGCTGTACTCCATGAGTGCTGGAGATCTCGGAACGGTACCGAAGGAGGTTGAACTTGCACTGGAACGAGCACTCACGCTGTGTGGCCTCTGGAATGCTATGCTCCTCCTCGACGAAGCCGACGTGTTCCTAGGTGCTCGCACCGATAGCGACTTAGCCAGGAACGAGCTTGTAGCTG TATTCCTCACCAAGCTAGAGTACTACACAGGAGTCTGCTTCCTCACGACCAATCGAACAGCCAGTATCGACACGGCCTTCCAGTCCCGCGTGGATCTCTTCCTTCCATACAAGGACTTGGCATTTGAAGCTCGGAAGAAGGTCTGGCGGAACTTCATCAATCGGGCTGGGGGCACTCAAGTTGAGATTCCAGACGAGGAGATGAACAAGCTGGCTGAGATGAAGCTGAATGGCCGTGAGATCAAGAACTTGATCAAGAGCGCTCATCTACTTGGTCTCAAGAATGGAGGTGTCATTCAGGTAGACCGGCTCTTGATGCTGGCTCAGAACCGGGTTGCGGCTCTTGGGGAGTTGAAGAACAACTGA
- a CDS encoding heterokaryon incompatibility protein-domain-containing protein, whose product MASEESAPPKTVLVFSTKSPEEAAIFGLRGSDIQNLRAEPVPGPPATPDEWGFTSPTADGICKYCQLMLHPDPPQLIQHQPNVMHLINSGDTCSTCKWLEISIQRGAASVLAEFQRGNPELCDENNFSRPVTVELTKHEKYIMAVGWVGDRKLYTNGGVPLTISSPSRLGSLATRRFWIPHYELDESEPFKRQDTLKMWLKECESHEQCIKSLPNTKEAKLPTRVLDLTGSSDIPSDPNDIKIKLRETEEGETGTYTALSYCWGANPDLHFKTTSENLQKHKEGISFFDLPLTQRETILATLYLGIRYLWIDGLCIIQDSRQDWEAESVKMGSVYTNAHLTLAATSSDTPDMGLLLPFQGSECVKIHGETVSVRMETHRELDRMSEPLNTRGWTLQEAVLASRIVCFGKEQWLWKCPSRYATEDGLIDGSRDIDGGLIQWADIVQQGPGEDGKNYLRHWYQMVTNYSNRDLTYQSDKWNAIAGLTDMFVKQTGYTHLAGLWEEDIANGLVWEAKMSGVIREPGSIPSWSWMSVKGGIKGYVHTTPTLSMIELLESDLQWKETPLASPLAVARLTVKGKIIQATLGPRSVTQESRHHVLAAPGGNEIFGEAFLDSRIPDGAEMPTVSCLFVMEVPEKKEYFTLLLTGSSGDEVGSQEKGMTRLGIGVFWTRSRFYSNRTEGDVILEKASEATVVLV is encoded by the exons ATGGCTTCAGAAGAATCAGCACCACCGAAAACGGTCTTGGTGTTCAGCACAAAATCACCCGAGGAGGCCGCTATTTTTGGCCTTCGAGGGAGTGACATCCAGAATCTCAGAGCTGAACCGGTCCCTGGCCCCCCCGCTACGCCCGATGAATGGGGGTTTACGAGCCCAACGGCAGATGGAATCTGCAAATACTGCCAACTCATGCTTCATCCAGATCCACCACAGCTTATCCAGCATCAGCCCAATGTAATGCACCTGATCAACTCAGGCGACACGTGCTCGACCTGCAAATGGCTGGAAATTAGCATACAGCGTGGTGCCGCGTCAGTGCTAGCTGAATTTCAGCGAGGCAACCCGGAGTTATGTGACGAGAACAACTTCTCAAGGCCTGTTACTGTCGAGTTGACCAAGCACGAGAAGTATATCATGGCAGTTGGTTGGGTTGGAGATAGGAAGCTCTACACGAATGGCGGAGTGCCTTTGACGATATCTTCGCCATCTCGTCTTG GAAGTCTTGCTACTCGAAGATTCTGGATTCCTCACTATGAACTGGATGAATCAGAGCCTTTTAAGCGGCAAGATACACTGAAGATGTGGCTGAAGGAATGCGAATCTCATGAACAGTGTATCAAATCTCTTCCTAATACCAAAGAAGCAAAACTTCCAACGCGCGTGCTAGACCTGACTGGAAGTTCGGACATCCCATCAGATCCCAATGACATCAAGATCAAACTACGAGAGACGGAGGAGGGAGAAACTGGAACTTATACGGCTTTGAGCTACTGCTGGGGTGCCAACCCAGATCTCCATTTCAAAACGACAAGTGAGAATCTACAAAAGCACAAAGAGGGAATCAGTTTCTTCGACTTGCCTTTGACGCAAAGGGAGACTATCCTCGCGACACTCTATCTAGGAATCCGATATCTTTGGATCGATGGCTTGTGCATTATTCAAGACTCCCGCCAAGACTGGGAAGCCGAGTCTGTCAAGATGGGATCTGTTTATACGAACGCACATCTCACACTAGCAGCTACTTCATCCGATACCCCAGATAtgggtcttcttctccccTTCCAAGGCTCCGAGTGTGTCAAGATCCACGGGGAGACGGTTAGTGTTCGGATGGAGACGCATCGGGAGCTTGATAGGATGTCGGAGCCTTTGAATACTAGAGGCTGGACACTTCAAGAAGCTGTGCTAGCATCGAGGATTGTCTGTTTTGGCAAGGAGCAGTGGCTGTGGAAATGTCCTAGCCGCTACGCTACGGAGGACGGACTGATCGACGGATCGCGAGACATTGATGGTGGTCTGATTCAGTGGGCTGATATAGTGCAGCAAGGTCCtggagaggatggaaagAACTATCTGCGACATTGGTATCAGATGGTGACAAACTACTCAAATCGTGATCTGACTTACCAAAGCGATAAATGGAACGCTATCGCTGGCCTCACAGACATGTTCGTAAAGCAGACCGGCTATACTCACCTGGCAGGCCTATGGGAAGAGGATATCGCAAATGGACTTGTGTGGGAAGCGAAAATGAGTGGGGTGATCCGTGAGCCAGGAAGCATCCCGTCATGGTCCTGGATGTCTGTGAAAGGCGGGATCAAGGGCTATGTACACACGACCCCTACACTCTCTATGATTGAGCTTTTAGAGAGTGATTTGCAGTGGAAAGAAACTCCACTTGCGTCCCCTCTGGCGGTCGCTCGCTTGACAGTCAAAGGAAAGATCATCCAGGCAACATTGGGGCCACGCTCTGTTACACAGGAATCTCGTCACCACGTTCTTGCAGCCCCGGGAGGCAACGAAATCTTTGGGGAGGCGTTTCTGGATAGTAGAATTCCTGATGGGGCGGAGATGCCGACTGTGTCGTGCCTTTTTGTAATGGAAGTccctgagaagaaggaataCTTTACGTTACTTCTCACAGGGTCATCAGGCGATGAAGTAGGCAGCCAGGAGAAGGGTATGACAAGGCTTGGGATTGGAGTTTTCTGGACAAGGTCCAGATTTTACAGCAACAGGACTGAAGGCGACGTGATCTTGGAGAAGGCTTCTGAGGCTACAGTAGTGCTGGTATAG